The Flavobacterium sp. N2270 genome contains the following window.
TTGTCTTCTATAACGACGACCTACTGCATCTTTTTCATCATAAGCTACATTGAAATCCCACTTTAACTCATCAATAATTTCTCTAGCAACTTCTGGCAAACCGTCTTTCTTTACTAAAGGAAGAATTGCTGCTTTTGTAGGCGCTAAAACTGAAGGCAAACGAAGAACCGTTCTTGTAGAACCATCTTCTAAAGTTTCTTCTTGTAATGCTTTTGAGAAAACCGACAAAAACATTCTATCTAAACCTACAGAAGTTTCTACTACATAAGGAACATAACTTGTGTTTGTTTCATTATCAAAAAATTGTAGTTTTTTACCTGAAAATTGTTCGTGTGCTTTTAAATCAAAGTCAGTTCTTGAATGAATTCCTTCAAGTTCTTTAAATCCGAATGGGAAATTGAATTCAATATCAGCAGCTGCATTTGCATAGTGTGCTAATTTTTCGTGGTCATGAAAACGGTAATTTTCTTTTCCTAAACCTAAAGATAAATGCCATTTTAAACGTGTTTCTTTCCAAAACTCGTAATATTTCATTTCTTCACCTGGTTTTACAAAAAATTGCATTTCCATTTGTTCAAACTCACGCATTCTAAAAATAAATTGTCTTGCCACAATTTCGTTCCTAAATGCTTTTCCGGTTTGCGCAATACCAAAAGGAATTTTCATTCTACCTGTTTTTTGCACATTTAAGAAGTTTACAAAAATTCCTTGAGCAGTTTCAGGACGTAAATATAAATCCATTGCAGTATCTGCAGAAGCACCCAATTTTGTTGCAAACATTAAATTAAACTGACGAACTTCTGTCCAGTTTTTAGAACCAGAATCAGGACAAGCAATACCTAATTCTTCTATTAAGGCTTTTACATCAGCTAAATCTTCTTTTTCAAGAGAACGAGCCATTCGTTGTAAAATTTCATTTTTCTTTGCTAAATATTCTACAACTCTCCCGTTTGTAGTAATAAATTCTTCCTCATTAAAAGCTTCTCCAAAACGAACTCTTGCTTTTTCTATTTCTTTTTGTGCTTTAATGTTTAATTTTTCTGCATAATCTTCTATTAAAACATCAGCACGATATCTTTTTTTAGAATCTTTATTATCGATTAAAGGATCGGAAAATGCATCAACGTGACCAGAAGCTTTCCATGTTGTTGGATGCATAAATATTGAAGAATCAAGTCCTACGATATTTTCGTGCATTTGAACCATAGATTTCCACCAATATTCACGTATGTTTTTCTTTAGTTCAACACCATTTTGTGCATAGTCGTAAACTGCACTTAAACCATCGTATATTTCGCTTGACGGAAAAATATATCCGTATTCTTTTGCATGCGAAACTACATTTTTAAATAAATCATCTTGTTTTGCCATACTGCAAAAGTAAAAAGTTGAATTGAAAAAAAGAAATAGAATTGAATAATTAAATTATTCTTAGTTATGATCAAAAATTGCGGTACCAATTTTTGAAAACTCATTATAAACATTGATCTTATATTTTCCTTTTATAGTCTTGCTTTTTTCAAGATCTACATAAGTACAAATATCAATATCTTTTTGGGCGTAATTAGCTTCAACTTTAGCACTATAAATTAACTTAACATCTTTTAATTCAATGAAAGTACTTTCTGTTGAAATAATTTGGTTTCTAGGGTTAACAATTTGAATGTAAAACTTCTTATCACCTTTTTTTATAAACTCATTGCCTTCAACCGTAAAACAAACTCTTAATTGTTGGATTTTCTTATCACTTGACCTGCCGTATTTATCAGTAATAATTTTAACTCCTCGTGCGTTAATATTAGTAACAGAAAGTTTATCGGCCTTTATATTAACATCTTTTATTTTTAAGGATTCTAGCTTATTAAGTGTTTTTTTATCTGAACTTATTTTTTTAGTTAAAAAAACCACTTGCTTTGAATCGGTTTCAATAGCATTTTTTAAAATTTGAATTTGAGAATCAATAATGTTTTCCTCTGAGTTATTAACATCATTGTCTTCAAAGTCCTCAACATCATTTTTTTTCGCCTTTGTTATAAAATTTAAAGAATTATCTTTTGTATTCAATCTTAAAGAATCATACTTTATTAAAATTTCATCAAGCTGACTTTGTTTTAATTTACTTTCTTCAAAAGATTTCTCCTTAAAATTATCAAAATTTGAAGTTACTTTGTAAAATTTAAATAATGAAAAAAGCAAAAGCAACACTAATATTAGTGTGCTTAGTTTTAAAACATTATTTTTCTTAAAAGCCATTTGTTAAAATTTTAATATAAATTAAGTCTATTTTTATATGTTTAACGTTATTTTTCGATAAAATGCTAAAAAATCTGTTGAAATTAATTTTTCCTTCGCTTTGTTTTGGATGCAATGAACTTTTATTGTTAAATGAAGAAATTATTTGTTCTTCATGTAGACATGATTTACCATTGACCAATCATCATTTAAATCAAAACAATGATACAACAAAAAAATTCTACGGCATAATAAATATTGAATTTGGTGCTTCCATGCTTTATTTTCATAAAAAAGGAACCGTTCAAAAATTAATTCATAATTTAAAATACAAAGGTAGAGAAGAAATAGGTGAATTACTAGGTGAATGGTATGGAAAAGAAATTAAGAACCATGAATTAATTAAGTCAATTGATTTTATTATACCTGTTCCACTACATTCTAAAAGATTAAAAGAAAGGGGATACAACCAAGTTGATCGTTTTTGTAATGCATTATCTAAAGAAACAGATATTCCTTATAAAAAGGAACTATTAATTAGAACAAAATACAACAAAACTCAAACCAAAAAATCTAAGAACGAACGTCAAGAAAATGTTCAAAATATATTTGACGTTGTCTTTAATGAAAACGACTATGGGAAACACTTTTTACTTGTTGATGATGTAATAACATCTGGCGCTACATTAGAACTTTGTGCTAAAGCACTTTTAAAAATTCCAAATTCAAAAGTAAGTATTGTCACTATTGCTTATACACAATCATAAAAAAAAACAAAAAATTATGTTTACTTTAATTATAGTTGTTATTTTGCTTTAGAATTTAAGTTTATTTATGAAAAAAATTTATTTTATATCACTGTCAATTATTTTTGGTTCTATATTTACCTTTACAAGTTGTGCTAAAAGAGGACAAATTTCTGGTGGCTTAAAAGATACGTTAGCTCCAAAAATTGTTAATAGTTACCCAGAAAACTACAAAACCAATTTTACTGGAAAAGAAATTAAAATAACTTTCGATGAACTTATAAAGGTTAAAGACATCAATAAACAATTGATTATTTCTCCTCCAATGAAAAAAACACCAGTTATTGTTCCACAAGGTAGCGCAAGTAAATTTATTTCAATTAAAATTTTAGACACTTTACAAGACAATACTACTTATAGCTTTAATTTTGGTCAAAGTATTGTAGACAACAACGAAAGCAATCCGTATTCTCAGTTTAAGTATGTTTTCTCTACAGGTTCGTATATTGATTCGCTATCTTTAATGGGAAAAATTAAAGATTCATATGATCAAAAAGTAGAAAATTTCGTTTCAATTCAATTATATGATGCAAAAACATTTAATGATTCTACTGTATACAAAGAAACTCCATTGTACGTAACTAACACTTTAGATAGCTTAAAAGTGTTTGCTTTAGAAAATTTAAAGGCCGGAAATTACAAAATCATTGCACTTAAAGACAAAAACAATAATTATAAATTTGATCCGAAATCAGATAAAATTGCGTTTTTAAAAGAAACTATTTCTATTCCTAACGATACTTTATATCAATTAGAGCTTTTTAAAGAAGTAGAGAAGTTTAAAGCAACAAAAGTTTCCCAAGAATCAACTAACAAATTTTTCTTAGCTACCGAAGGAAATAAGGAAAACATAAATGTGACTGCCT
Protein-coding sequences here:
- a CDS encoding glycine--tRNA ligase; this translates as MAKQDDLFKNVVSHAKEYGYIFPSSEIYDGLSAVYDYAQNGVELKKNIREYWWKSMVQMHENIVGLDSSIFMHPTTWKASGHVDAFSDPLIDNKDSKKRYRADVLIEDYAEKLNIKAQKEIEKARVRFGEAFNEEEFITTNGRVVEYLAKKNEILQRMARSLEKEDLADVKALIEELGIACPDSGSKNWTEVRQFNLMFATKLGASADTAMDLYLRPETAQGIFVNFLNVQKTGRMKIPFGIAQTGKAFRNEIVARQFIFRMREFEQMEMQFFVKPGEEMKYYEFWKETRLKWHLSLGLGKENYRFHDHEKLAHYANAAADIEFNFPFGFKELEGIHSRTDFDLKAHEQFSGKKLQFFDNETNTSYVPYVVETSVGLDRMFLSVFSKALQEETLEDGSTRTVLRLPSVLAPTKAAILPLVKKDGLPEVAREIIDELKWDFNVAYDEKDAVGRRYRRQDALGTPFCITVDHQTLEDKTVTIRHRDSMKQDRVAISDLRNIINDEVSMKNWLMKM
- a CDS encoding ComF family protein; translation: MKLIFPSLCFGCNELLLLNEEIICSSCRHDLPLTNHHLNQNNDTTKKFYGIINIEFGASMLYFHKKGTVQKLIHNLKYKGREEIGELLGEWYGKEIKNHELIKSIDFIIPVPLHSKRLKERGYNQVDRFCNALSKETDIPYKKELLIRTKYNKTQTKKSKNERQENVQNIFDVVFNENDYGKHFLLVDDVITSGATLELCAKALLKIPNSKVSIVTIAYTQS
- a CDS encoding Ig-like domain-containing protein, with product MKKIYFISLSIIFGSIFTFTSCAKRGQISGGLKDTLAPKIVNSYPENYKTNFTGKEIKITFDELIKVKDINKQLIISPPMKKTPVIVPQGSASKFISIKILDTLQDNTTYSFNFGQSIVDNNESNPYSQFKYVFSTGSYIDSLSLMGKIKDSYDQKVENFVSIQLYDAKTFNDSTVYKETPLYVTNTLDSLKVFALENLKAGNYKIIALKDKNNNYKFDPKSDKIAFLKETISIPNDTLYQLELFKEVEKFKATKVSQESTNKFFLATEGNKENINVTALNGTEKVPVIVTKYALKETDSVQLFIPNIKIDSLQFKVEKGAFSKTFKTKIKELKTTDTLKIDVSQKSILAFREKLTLTSSTPIIKIDNSKISLINKDSTEVKFTSVYDEFNQKIEFDFKKEEDQKYNLQLLPGAIIDFYDTKNDTLSYKLSTKSFSDYGNLKVNLKNAKRFPILLEILNPKGDVIASSISNGEEFLQFDLIEPNVYSLRVIYDDNKNGFWDTGDYLEQRQAEEVKYYSKTIDVRANWDVDQDFILD